The proteins below come from a single Microthrixaceae bacterium genomic window:
- a CDS encoding LON peptidase substrate-binding domain-containing protein encodes MTDAVDGDSDPIGTTDPESLPMFPLGTVLMPTGLLPLRLFEPRYLRFIEDVLAAGNGFGVVLIERGSEVGGGDQRCMIGCRAVVHRADQALDGTWQVLAIGTERIEVVDWLADDPYPRALVRPLPDRSSPVAADDDPRWLELDTSFRHLVRLVSERTGRGPIEEIELADDPALATFQMAAVLPLNPFDRQRILASCDVDERRRILLECFEDLAVLVSGEENH; translated from the coding sequence ATGACCGATGCCGTCGACGGGGACAGCGACCCGATTGGCACGACCGACCCCGAGTCGCTGCCGATGTTTCCGCTCGGAACCGTCCTCATGCCGACCGGATTGCTACCACTTCGCCTGTTCGAACCCCGCTATCTGCGTTTCATCGAGGATGTGCTCGCGGCGGGCAACGGGTTCGGCGTCGTGTTGATCGAGCGCGGCAGCGAGGTGGGCGGCGGCGACCAACGGTGCATGATCGGCTGTCGCGCCGTCGTGCATCGAGCCGACCAGGCCCTCGATGGCACGTGGCAGGTCCTGGCGATCGGCACCGAACGCATCGAGGTGGTCGACTGGCTGGCCGACGACCCCTACCCGCGGGCTCTCGTTCGACCGCTGCCGGACCGTTCCTCGCCGGTAGCGGCCGACGACGACCCCCGGTGGCTGGAGCTGGACACGTCGTTTCGCCATCTGGTGCGACTCGTGTCCGAACGAACCGGTCGCGGCCCGATCGAGGAGATCGAACTCGCCGACGACCCGGCGCTGGCGACCTTTCAGATGGCCGCGGTCCTGCCGCTCAACCCGTTCGATCGCCAACGGATCCTGGCATCATGCGACGTGGATGAGCGTCGCCGCATCCTGCTCGAATGTTTCGAGGACCTCGCCGTGCTTGTGAGCGGCGAGGAGAACCACTAG
- the dacB gene encoding D-alanyl-D-alanine carboxypeptidase/D-alanyl-D-alanine-endopeptidase, with the protein MGAGMVVAGLLVGGWAWSDESARSDAATPATSSAANSPSATTAALSARRVPKFLVAPQADRRLNNAIAPKLAALSDTSCFEVRDGERVIVSHGTDQALAVASNQKLLTAWVALEVLGADHTFTTRFATTAPIDGGVINGDLWIIGGGDPLLESDTYRSTFKWGKGAHTSIEAIADELAALGITAITGSVVGDDSFFDAERTVSTWPSRMLAQGQVGPLSALSVNDARTYSPIPGAGGGAQPASDPAAWAADAFTQLLSARGIAVGGAPASGQAPETTNTVLEIASRPVWQLLAQMLTFSDNNTAELLVKAIGREVSGEGSTAAGLVAMVDRLGGLGTDMSQISLLDGSGLDDGSRVTCDLILATLNGDDSDPDPSQGVLAAGLPTANGEVGTLRDRFHNSPGAGRVFAKTGTLRSVTALSGWAQAREERISFATVINTVGREVTGADTNAEDALAAALIDYPDSIDPALVGPSVPRP; encoded by the coding sequence GTGGGCGCCGGGATGGTCGTCGCCGGACTCCTGGTCGGAGGGTGGGCGTGGAGTGACGAATCGGCACGCTCCGATGCGGCGACTCCCGCGACCTCGTCCGCCGCCAACTCGCCGAGCGCCACCACCGCGGCTCTGTCGGCTCGACGGGTCCCCAAGTTCCTCGTCGCTCCCCAAGCGGACCGGCGGCTGAACAACGCCATCGCTCCGAAGCTCGCTGCCCTGAGCGACACGAGCTGTTTCGAGGTCCGAGACGGCGAGCGCGTCATCGTGTCCCACGGCACCGATCAGGCACTCGCCGTGGCGTCGAACCAGAAGCTGCTCACGGCGTGGGTCGCGCTCGAGGTGCTCGGAGCCGACCACACCTTCACGACCCGTTTCGCCACGACCGCTCCGATCGACGGTGGCGTCATCAACGGCGACCTCTGGATCATCGGCGGCGGCGATCCGCTGCTGGAGTCCGACACGTACCGGTCGACGTTCAAGTGGGGCAAGGGGGCACACACGAGTATCGAGGCGATCGCCGATGAGCTCGCGGCGCTCGGGATCACCGCCATCACCGGGTCGGTCGTCGGGGACGACTCGTTCTTCGACGCCGAGCGAACCGTGTCGACGTGGCCGAGCCGGATGCTGGCCCAGGGACAGGTCGGCCCGCTCAGCGCGCTCAGCGTAAACGATGCCCGAACCTACAGCCCGATTCCGGGTGCTGGCGGGGGCGCGCAACCTGCCTCAGACCCTGCCGCCTGGGCCGCCGACGCATTCACCCAACTGCTGAGCGCCCGTGGCATCGCTGTCGGCGGCGCGCCGGCGAGCGGCCAGGCTCCCGAGACGACGAACACCGTGTTGGAGATCGCCTCGCGTCCCGTATGGCAACTCCTGGCGCAGATGCTGACCTTCAGCGACAACAACACCGCGGAATTGCTGGTGAAGGCCATCGGCCGCGAGGTGTCGGGGGAGGGATCGACCGCTGCGGGGTTGGTCGCCATGGTCGACCGGCTCGGCGGTCTCGGCACCGACATGTCGCAGATCTCCCTGTTGGACGGCAGCGGACTCGACGACGGCAGCCGGGTCACCTGCGATCTGATCCTGGCAACCCTCAACGGCGACGACTCCGACCCCGACCCGTCCCAGGGCGTGCTCGCCGCGGGGTTGCCGACCGCCAATGGAGAGGTGGGCACCTTGCGCGACCGGTTCCACAACAGCCCTGGGGCCGGACGGGTCTTCGCCAAGACGGGCACGCTGCGATCGGTCACGGCGTTGAGCGGCTGGGCCCAGGCGCGCGAGGAACGAATCAGCTTCGCAACGGTGATCAACACCGTCGGGCGCGAGGTGACCGGCGCGGACACCAACGCCGAAGATGCGTTGGCGGCCGCGCTGATCGACTATCCCGATTCGATCGACCCGGCGCTCGTCGGCCCGAGCGTGCCGCGCCCATGA